A stretch of the Colius striatus isolate bColStr4 unplaced genomic scaffold, bColStr4.1.hap1 scaffold_46, whole genome shotgun sequence genome encodes the following:
- the LOC104551214 gene encoding olfactory receptor 6B1: MKQKNSTKPQEFILVGFPALMELQMLLFVIFLVAYMLTVLENMLIIIVIRMDHQLHKPMYFFLSNLSFLEAWYISVTVPKLLMNFLLESRNISFGGCMTQLYFFSSLICTECVLLAAMAYDRSVAICNPLRYAAVMSRRLCLQLATCSWLTGFSMSLLKVVFISQLSFCGSNVINHFFCDISPLLNISCADRTKAETVDFILALLILLLPLSVTIISYTCIISTILHISTAQGRKKAFFTCVSHLTVVIIFFSAMLFMYARPKRIHPSDLNKLVSVVYTIVTPMLNPFIYCLRNQEVKRALKNIFSVRQTVPKVSQTDPSLQLLHCLE; encoded by the coding sequence atgaagcagaaaaacagtACGAAACCCCAGGAATTTATCCTCGTGGGATTTCCAGCTCTCATGGAACTTCAGATGCTGCTCTTTGTGATATTCCTGGTGGCTTACATGCTGACTGTCTTGGAAAACATGCTCATAATTATAGTGATAAGGATGGACCACCAGCTTCACAAGCCCATGTACTTCTTCCTCAGCAACCTCTCCTTCCTGGAGGCTTGGTACATCTCAGTCACCGTTCCCAAGCTGCTCATGAATTTCCTCCTTGAAAGCAGGAACATATCTTTTGGGGGCTGTATGACCCAGCTTTACTTCTTCAGCTCCCTTATTTGCACCGAGTGTGTCCTCCTTGCAGCCATGGCTTACGATCGTTCCGTGGCCATCTGCAACCCCCTGCGCTATGCGGCCGTCATGAGCCGCcggctctgcctgcagctggccACGTGCTCCTGGCTCACCGGCTTCTCCATGTCTCTGCTGAAAGTGGTTTTCATCTCTCAGCTGTCTTTTTGTGGCTCCAATGTCATCAACCACTTCTTCTGCGACATCAGCCCCTTGCTGAACATCTCGTGTGCTGAcaggacaaaagctgaaacggTGGATTTCATCCTGGCcttgctcatcctgctgcttccCCTCTCTGTCACCATTATATCCTACACGTGCATCATCAGCACCATCCTGCATATCtccacagcccagggcaggaaGAAAGCCTTCTTCACCTGTGTTTCTCACCTCACTGTTGTCATTATCTTCTTCTCAGCCATGCTGTTCATGTATGCTCGGCCCAAGAGAATCCACCCTTCTGACCTGAACAAGCTGGTGTCAGTCGTGTACACTATTGTCACTCCCATGCTCAACCCCTTCATTTACTGCCTGAGGAACCAGGAGGTTAAACGGGCTTTGAAAAACATCTTCAGTGTTAGACAGACAGTCCCCAAGGTCTCTCA